One genomic region from Candidatus Bathyarchaeia archaeon encodes:
- a CDS encoding methionine adenosyltransferase, giving the protein MRNIIVERLRQTPLEKQRLEIVERKGLGHPDYICDAVMEQISLRLSKEYLEKAGTILHHNVDKSLLVAGQSELRFGGGVVKQPMLFVFGDRATTEFDGVKIDVGEIAVNVAKEWFKKNMRFVDPDKHVKYQVELKPGSAGLVDIFRRKGKVLGANDTSAAVGYAPMTRTERIVLKTEQFLNSKEFKQRHPESGEDIKVMGSRSNNDLNLTISMAFVDRFISSEEEYFEKKAKILEEINKFVKANTDFEKVNIQLNTLDARGRGIDGVYLTVLGTSADSGDSGQVGRGNRVNGLISLNRPFCSEAAAGKNPVSHVGKIYNVLTFKVAQHVYEEVPELEEVYVWLLSEIGRPIDQPAIAAAQVVMAENSSLDKVKSKIEAVLEYELENIDKFCMELAQGKISIC; this is encoded by the coding sequence TTGCGAAACATAATAGTTGAAAGGTTGAGGCAGACTCCCCTTGAAAAGCAAAGACTAGAAATTGTGGAAAGGAAAGGCTTGGGGCACCCAGACTACATTTGCGACGCGGTTATGGAGCAGATATCCCTACGCCTAAGCAAAGAATACCTAGAGAAAGCGGGCACAATACTCCACCATAATGTTGATAAATCCCTGCTTGTCGCTGGGCAGTCCGAACTTAGATTTGGAGGAGGCGTTGTAAAGCAGCCTATGCTCTTTGTTTTTGGCGACAGGGCAACCACAGAATTTGACGGCGTAAAAATAGACGTCGGGGAAATAGCCGTAAACGTTGCAAAGGAGTGGTTTAAGAAAAATATGCGCTTTGTAGACCCAGATAAACACGTAAAATATCAGGTGGAACTTAAACCAGGTTCGGCTGGACTTGTGGACATCTTCAGGCGGAAAGGGAAAGTTTTAGGAGCTAACGACACATCTGCCGCTGTTGGTTATGCACCAATGACCAGGACAGAGAGAATAGTGCTTAAAACAGAACAGTTTCTAAATTCAAAAGAGTTTAAGCAGCGCCACCCAGAGTCCGGTGAAGATATAAAGGTTATGGGTTCACGGAGCAACAACGATCTAAACTTGACAATATCAATGGCTTTTGTAGACCGCTTCATAAGCAGCGAAGAGGAATACTTCGAAAAAAAGGCGAAAATCCTTGAAGAAATCAACAAATTTGTTAAAGCCAACACAGATTTTGAAAAAGTAAACATCCAATTAAACACATTGGATGCGCGTGGCAGAGGAATAGACGGAGTATACCTAACCGTTTTGGGAACAAGCGCAGACAGCGGAGATTCTGGGCAAGTTGGCAGAGGAAACCGCGTAAATGGTTTAATATCCCTAAACAGGCCATTCTGTTCAGAAGCCGCTGCTGGCAAAAACCCAGTAAGCCACGTTGGAAAAATATACAACGTTCTAACATTTAAGGTTGCGCAACACGTATACGAGGAAGTGCCAGAACTAGAAGAGGTTTATGTATGGCTCCTAAGCGAAATTGGACGCCCAATAGACCAACCAGCAATCGCTGCAGCACAAGTTGTTATGGCGGAAAACAGCTCACTCGACAAAGTTAAGAGTAAGATAGAAGCCGTATTGGAATATGAACTTGAAAACATAGACAAATTTTGCATGGAGCTAGCTCAAGGAAAAATTTCAATCTGCTGA